A portion of the Oscillospiraceae bacterium genome contains these proteins:
- the lepB gene encoding signal peptidase I translates to MGKHSAPRQNFFKSQVFKKALTIVLTVIVTASLLLNLFTFIMPVVKYYGNSMSPTLKDGQILIVNKMAKIENGDIIAFYYNNKVIVRRVIASGNDQVTIDVFGTVSINGKELEENYIENKTLGQSNLNFPYNVPANSYFVLGDNRDVAMDSRLSEIGTVTKDRLLGKVIFSLKPFGDVK, encoded by the coding sequence ATGGGTAAGCATTCAGCACCGAGACAGAACTTTTTTAAAAGTCAGGTTTTTAAAAAAGCATTAACAATTGTTCTCACAGTTATTGTCACTGCTTCTCTTTTGCTCAATTTATTTACTTTTATTATGCCTGTTGTAAAATATTACGGAAACAGTATGTCGCCAACACTTAAAGACGGACAGATTTTAATTGTAAACAAGATGGCAAAAATTGAAAACGGCGATATCATAGCTTTTTATTATAATAATAAAGTAATTGTGCGCAGAGTTATTGCTTCGGGAAACGATCAGGTTACCATTGATGTTTTCGGAACTGTATCAATAAACGGTAAAGAGCTTGAAGAAAACTATATTGAGAATAAAACTTTAGGACAAAGTAATCTTAATTTCCCTTATAACGTGCCTGCAAATTCATATTTTGTTTTAGGAGATAACCGTGATGTTGCTATGGATAGCAGACTTTCGGAAATTGGCACAGTAACTAAAGACAGACTTTTGGGAAAAGTGATATTCTCATTAAAGCCTTTTGGCGATGTAAAATAA